ccacaggtgctgcagagaaatttgtttgtcggggctgttgcacagttggctctccccttgcgcctctgtcttttttcctgccaactgctaagtctcttcgactcgccacattttagccctgtctttatggctgcccgccagctctggcgaacgccggcaactgactcccacgacttgtgatcaatgtcacacgatttcatgtcgcgtttgcagacgtctttatagcggagacatggatggccggtgggtctgatacctgtggcgagctcgctgtacaatgtgtctttggggatcctgccatcttccatgcggttcacatggccaagtacCGTATGATAAACGTGTTGGTAAAAATTGAAAGTCATGGGATTAAGGGATGGTGATAGTATGGATATGAATTtgtctaagggacagaaagcagagagtagtggagattgGTTGTTTTTCTGACTAGAGGGAAGTAGACATTGGACTTCCCCAGGGGCTGGTatttttgatatgtattaatgatctGGATTTAGGTACACTGGGTATTGTTTCAAAGTGTGAAGGTGAAACAAAACTGGGAAatgcagtaaacaatgaggaggagagTAACAGACTACAGGAGGACACTGAGAAACTGGTAAATGGGCAGACATAGGACAGATGAAATATAACaccgagaagtgtaaagtgatacattttggtaggaagagtgaggaaaGGCAATCTGAACtcaatggtataattttaaagtgggtgcaggaacagagaccccgGGGGGAGTAcagacacaaatctttgaaggtgacaggacaagttgtgaAGGATGTTGAAAAAGCATATTCAATACTTGGGCTTTATTATTAGAgatgtagagtacaaaagcaaagaaattataCCGAACATTTtaaaaaacactggttcagcctcagcgggagtattgtgtccaattctgggcaccgcactttaggaaggatgtcgaggcctcGGACAGGGTGAgaagggatttaccagaatggtcccaggatAGAGGGAGTtccgttaatgtggagagactggagaagctgggattgttctcctttaaaGGGAAATTTAATCGAGATTTTCAAAATCatggaagggttttgatggagtaaataaggagacactgtttccagtggcaggagggtcagtaaccagagggacacagagttaagataatgggcaaaagaagcagagggggagatgaggagaaatgtttttacacagtgagttgttgtgatctggaacgcgctgcctgaaaggggcggtggaagcagattcaacagtaactttcaaaaggggaatgggataaatattttacagggcgatggggaaagcgtAGATTGGATCGCAcgtccaaagagccagcacaggcacgatgggctgaatgtcctcttccTATGCCTGTGTCTAGTCGCCATGTTCACTGCtggtttcttggtttcagtgggGAGCGTGAACATTCAGACTCCTTCCGTGCGGGCTGAAGTCGGGAGCTTGTTCCAGATGCAGTGTCCCGTCAGTTCCAAAGATCCCGTGCATTGGGAGAGGAAATCCTTGAATGACTCTGTTTGGCAATCCCTGAGCTCGGAGAATGCCCAGTACACGTGGCAGAAAGTGGAGGAGAGTGACCTGGGAATTTATCGCTGTCAGAACAAGAAGAGCAAAGAAATCTCCTGTGAGGTCAGACTCAGGCTATACAGTAAGTAGCTCCATTCTTGCATTAAGGTTGAGGGTATggtagtgggagggtgggggagaaggggcagAGGTGGAGGGGTTTGGGGGTCCCAGGGGTCTCAGGGCTGAGGATGAAGCCAAACCGGGAGTAGCCGTCAGTTCCAAGCTGGGCTTCTGAAGGCCACGGCTTTCCTCATGTCTTTTGCTGACTCGGCCTATTTCTCGGCCTTTTTGAAGCCTGTGTACCCCTCCACCTTTGACGCTCCCCTCCCAGCACAAAGGAGCAAGGAACGGATTTACAGCGGTTTGTGAACTTACATTCGGACTCTGCAGCCTCTGCACAACCCGCGGTTTAATTCCCTGGCCGTAATGTGGGTCAGGTTTCAAACTATTCTCCTTTTCATATTTCTCCTCGCTAAGTGGGGAatgggtgggtgtctggaattcacagccaggaacggtggtggaggcagaaaccctcgactcatttcaaaggtacctggacctgcacctgaagtgctgaaacctgcaaggctacggaccaggtgctggaaggtgggattagattaggcggctagttttttcagccggcgcagacatgatgggctgaatggtcactttctgtgccataacttttctatggttccataggtgggggggggggggggtgggggaatgggtgagGACTGGATAGGGAATGGGTTGGGGTATGGGTCGGCCTGGGTGGGGTATAGATGAGGACTAGGTGCGGAATGGGTGAAGACggggtggggtgtgggtgaggACTGGGTGGAATGTGGGTGGGGTatgggtggggtgtgggtgagGACTGGTTGGGGAATCGGTGGGACTGGGTGGGGTGTGGCTGGGGACTGGATGAGGTatgggtggggtgtgggtgaggactgggtggggtttggatggggtatGGGTGAGGACTAGGTGGGATATGGGTGGTGACTGGGTGGGATATGGGTGGGGAATGGCTGTAAATGGGTAGAATATGGATTAGGACTGGGTGAGATATGGGTGGGGAATGGATGAGATATGGGTGGGATATAGGTGGGGTATGGATCAGATATGGGTGAGGACTGGGTGAGATATGGGTGGGGAATGGATCAGATATGGGTGGGGAATGGGTGGGATATGGGTAAGGAATTGGTTTATTTCCAGCTCTAACACAAGGTTGTGCCCATGCAGGAACCTCTAGGCTGCTGTGCTTAATAAGTGTAACATTTGGTTTGATGGCTTTAATTTTCCTGATGCAGAGttaaggaaggaaagtggagtttagtCCTTGGTCTTTGATTGTTTGCATTGATTTGTGATAGTTTAAAGTGATTCTCACCATCTGGTATTTACTAATGGGATGAAACAGTGGCGGAAAAATATGTGTAAATTTCGACATTATTTCCatggttacgaccaggtaagaaaggggtctagagtttcctctcagccttcacctggtcttactgtaacagggtttaattttaaacacaccatgtgtttagctcccccttagtgaatccttgttcacagctttccaattgtaaggcatagAAACCAGCCCAAACAGgtctccttaggtttaaagaagaaaagttgaactttataaaacttaactctaatttggttaatgcctacggatttgCAACACACCTACTAgcttgcatacgcgatacatacatgcaggtagagacagaaaagagcagaagaaataaagtggaaaagtttcaggcaatatctgaagatgcttttggttactgttcttcgagctcgctgtagagtcctcgattgtagataggtcttgctttttgttgcggcccagtattcttcttaaaccttgttcgctgtcggagacttttctctcttgaggttcatgtgtcttcaatgggtccagaggcttgtgagaaagagatgggagcagacaggagggatttctcagtccaggagcaaacagtctctctgagttcaaaaactgCCCATGCACAATTGaaaaactcccaagttggccagcaggttagtcacgtgaccagctgatttaaccacttctgtgtttgtggattctcttgtcctcgcagaccctggaatgtctcttcttacacacaatacctggtgatcaaagtccattttaggttaagtggataagggaagtaacctctcttgtctccATTGGTATGCCGATGTCCTCCATGCAATTGTCTGGCAGGCCTTGTAACAGGCctgctcttcttcccagcaacaatgtgaaatttaatgtccatatggtgaaatgaacatgcctcattcttggcaggtgggggtctgcatgacaccatgTTGACTGGGATCGAGGAAATTGTCAGATTTTCAGAGGAGGAGGCTCTAACAtttagactgtgtcccctagtcttagaCTCTGCAACCAGTcgtaacagtttctctccatctacccgatCAGTTCCCCTTAATGGCTTGaacactttgatcaaatcatcccttaaccttctaaatttcagggaaaatgaccctagtttgtgtaatctctgctCATAAttcaacccttggagtccagaaTCTATTCTGCGCTCTCTCCCAAGTTCCACATCTATTTGCTGAGGTGGAGTGGCTCACAGTAAGTCCAGGTGTGGTTAAACCTGGACTCTGCACAGCTGAAGCAGGATTTttaaccccttgtattctagtgcTCCCAATATAAAGGTCAGTATTCCATTCGCCTATTTGattgttttctgtacctgttcatgacattttaatgatctgtgtgtcTTGACACCAGCCCTGCCATGTCTCTTTGGACTTAGACTGTTTCTAACTCTTCACCATTTCACTGACCGGGAAATCGGTTTGGAGTGTGGGACAGCATGTAAAAGCAGCAGGCAGGTCCTTAATCCCACTTCTCGTGATAACTAGCATCTCACATTTAACCCTCTGTCCTTTCGTCATCTCTCTGGTGCAGAGCCTCTGTATCCCAAACTCTTGAATATCAAGGATTCGGTCAAGAACATCATCCTGATGGTGGAGGGAATTCTCCTCCTCAGCCTTGTCgtgatccctgggaccattctgctcCGGAACGTGAGTGTCACTCTGCACAGACAATTCGGGGACTCTCAAACAGAAATGTTGCCATTGGGTAACACACAGTGAGGTGTTAGCACACTGTGAGACTGAGTATCacccacggacacacacacagaaacacacacgtatatacacacacactcacacagagacacacaaacacacacacacacacagaaacacacacgtatatacacacacactcacacagagacacacaaacacacacacacacagaaacacacacgtatatacacacacactcacacagagacacaaacacacacacacacacagagccacaaacacaaacacacacacacacacacagaaacacacacgtatacacacacacacacacacagaaacacacacgtatatacacacacactcacacagagacacacaaacacacacacacacagaaacacacacatatatacacacacactcacacagagacacacacacacacagaaacacacacgtatatatacacactcaaacagagacacacaaacacacacacacacacagaaacacacacgtatatacacacacactcacacagagacacacaaacacacatacacactgaaacacacatatatacacacacacacacatacacacacacattcacacagagccacacaacacacacacacacacatacatatatacacacacattcacacagagacacacaaacactcacacacactcagaaacacacaaatactcatatatatatatatatatatatacacacacactcacacagagacgcgcacacacacacacagaaacacacacgtatatacacacacactcaaacagagacacagaaacacacaaacacacacatatatacacacacacacattcacacagagacacacaacacacacacacatatatatatatacacacaaacactcacacacactcagaaacacacaaatactcatatatatacatacacacacactctctcacacacactcacacatacacacaaacacacacatatatacacacacacactcacacagaaccacacaaacactcacacacactcagaaacacacaaacactcacatatataaacacacacactcacacagagacacacaaacactcacacacactcagaaacacacaaacactcacatatacacacacacacacacagaacacacaaagacacatatatacacacacacggaaacacacaaacacacacatatatacacacacacattcactcagagacacacaaacacacacacagacacacaaacacacacatataaatacacacacattcagacagagacaaacagtcacacacactcagaaacacacaaacactcacatatatacacacacacacactcacacagacacacaagcacacacatatatacacacacattcacacagagacacacaaacactcacacacactcagaaacacacaaacactcacatatacacacacacacaggcacacaaacactcacatatatacacgcacaggcacacaaacactcacatatacacacacacacacaggcacacaaacactcacatatatacacacacactctcacacacactctcacacacacacacacagacacacaaacactcacatatacacacacacacactctcacacacactcacacagaaacacacaaacgcacatatatacacacacattctcacacacactcacacagaaacgcacaaacacacacatatatacacacacacactctcacacgcactcacacagagacacacaaacactcatatacacacacacacactctcacacacactcacactctcacacacactcacactctcacacatactcacacacactcacacagaaacgcacaaacacacacatatatgcacacacacaaacacacacacactcacacagagacacacaaacactcacagagacacacacacacactctctcacacagacacacacagatatacacactcacacacacacacacagagaaacagaacaGGAAAGATTCAGGTTGTATTTCCTGTCTCCAGGctgctgtagctgtcctgggagtgtttgatggggacagtgtagagggagctttactctgtatctaaccccgtgctgtacctgtcctgggagtgtttgatggggacagtgtagagggagctttactctgtatctaaccccgtgctgtacctgtcctgggagtgtttgatggggacagtgtagagggagctttactctgtatctaaccccgtgctatacctgacctggggagtgtttgatggggacagtggagatgTATTACCTGTTGTCTATATTTAGCCGTGCAGACTGTCTTTGAATTCAATTGAAAAACCTGTCTGTTAGAATAATACTCGGGACAGGTTATTGAAATAGTGATCAGTAAGATCACCTGTTCAGCCTCTATCTCCTCTCCCGTTATCTCCTGATGATAATTCACTAATGGAATCATTTGTCTATTTATCTTTGAACAGAAATCTCAGAAAAGCTTGAGAGAAAAGATTAAACGTTACAAGGAGGAGAATGAGAATTTGTATGAGGTAGGAACCCCCAGTCAACCTGTCTCCCACACGGTATAACCAGACAGACGTCTGCCCAGTCAGCCTGTCTCCCACACGGTATAACCAGACAGACCTCTGCCCAGTCAGCCTGTCTCCCACACGGTATAACCAGACAGACGTCTGCCCAGTCAGCCTGTCTCCCACACGGTATAACCAGACAGCCGTCTGCCCAGCAGCCTGTCTCCCACACGGTATAACCAGACAGCCGTCTGCCCAGCAGCCTGTCTCCTGCACGGTataaccatagagtcatagagttatacagcacagaagcaggtccttcggcccattgtgtctatgccagccatcaaacacatATGtaatttaatcccattttccagcacttggcccgtagccttgtatgctatgacgtttcaagtgctcatctcaatatttcttaaatgttgtgagggttcctgcctctaccacctcttcaggcagtgtgttccagattccaaccaccctctgggtgaaaaatgtttgcctcaaatcccctctaaacctcctgccccttaccttaaatctttgccccctggttactgaccccctccactaagggaaaaagtttcttcctatctaacctatcaatgcccctcataattttgtatacctcaatcaggtcccccctcagccttctctgctctaaggaaaacaaccccagcctatccagtctctcttcatagctgaaatgctccagcccaggcaacatcctggtgaatctcctctgcaccctctccagtgcaatcacatccttcctatagtgtagtgcccagaactgtacagagtactccagctgtgacctaactagcgttttatacagctccatcataacctccctgctcttatattctatgcctcggctaataaaggcaagtatcccatatgccttcctaaccaccttatctacctgtgctgctgccttcagtgatctatggacaaatacaccaaggtccctctgaccctctgtacttcctagggtcccaccgtccattgtatattcctttgccttgttagtcctcccaaaatgcatcacctcacacttctcaggattaaattccatttgccactgctctgcccatcttaccagcccatctatattgtcctgtaatctgaggctttcctcctcactatttacaacatcaccaattttcgtttcatctgtgaacttactgatcatacctcctatattcacatctaaatcattaatgttaactacaaacagcaagggtcccagcaccgatccctgcggtacaccactggtcacaggcttccaatcgcaaaaacaaccctcgaccatcaccctctgcctcctgtcactaagttaattttggatccaatttgccaaattgccctggatcccatgggctcttactttcttaaccaatctcccatgtggaaccttatcaaaagccttactgaagtccatgtagacgacatcaactgctttaacctcatctatacatctagtcaccgcctcgaaaaattcaatcaagttagttagacacattctccccctgacaaagacatgctgactatccctgattaatccctgcctctccaagtggagattaatcctgtccctcagaattttttccaatattttccctatcactgatgttagactcactggactggcctgtaattacctggtttatccctgctacccttcttgaataatggtaccacatttgctgtcctccaatcctctagcacctctcctgtggccagagaggatttgaaaatttgtgtcagagcccctgctatctcctcccttgcctcacataacagcctgggatacatctcatctgggcctggggatttatccacttttaagcccagtaaaacagctaatacctcctccctttgaatactaatatgttcaagtatatcacaatccccctccctgatctctacacctacattgtcctttctccatagtgaacacagatgaaaattaatcatttaaaacctcatctatatcctccggctccacatacagattgtcactttggtccctaatggaccctactctttccctggNNNNNNNNNNNNNNNNNNNNNNNNNNNNNNNNNNNNNNNNNNNNNNNNNNNNNNNNNNNNNNNNNNNNNNNNNNNNNNNNNNNNNNNNNNNNNNNNNNNNNNNNNNNNNNNNNNNNNNNNNNNNNNNNNNNNNNNNNNNNNNNNNNNNNNNNNNNNNNNNNNNNNNNNNNNNNNNNNNNNNNNNNNNNNNNNNNNNNNNNtgatatggatagattagataaatgggccaaaatgtggcagaaggagtttaacgtgaataagtgtgagattctccattttggtcggaagaatagaaaagcaaattattatctaaatggagtgaaacttcagagtgcttcggtgcagagtgatctgggtgtcctcgtgcatgaatcacagaaaactagtttgtagGCACAgagggtgataaggaaggcaaatggaattttggcatttattgctaaaggaatagagtataaaagtagggaagtgttgctgcaactgtacaaggcattggtgagac
This window of the Heterodontus francisci isolate sHetFra1 chromosome 39, sHetFra1.hap1, whole genome shotgun sequence genome carries:
- the LOC137352873 gene encoding B-cell antigen receptor complex-associated protein alpha chain-like produces the protein MATSMVQTLTVGILLTAMMINVGSVNIQTPSVRAEVGSLFQMQCPVSSKDPVHWERKSLNDSVWQSLSSENAQYTWQKVEESDLGIYRCQNKKSKEISCEVRLRLYKPLYPKLLNIKDSVKNIILMVEGILLLSLVVIPGTILLRNKSQKSLREKIKRYKEENENLYEVGTPSQPVSHTV